The following proteins come from a genomic window of Pseudomonas hygromyciniae:
- a CDS encoding HAD family hydrolase, which yields MTLDYQTVLFDLDGTLTDPREGITRSIQYALGKLGIDEPDLSKLEHFIGPPLLQAFMQFYDFDEARAWEAVDFYRERFKVTGLYENRVFDGVMPLLEELNGQGRQLYVATSKPWEFAREIARHFDFAKHFKVIYGSELDGTRTNKVELIAHLMHEEGLDPASTLMIGDRKHDLIGAHSNGLDAAAVGYGFGSFEELSAEEPLWHFETLDEMHQAFLRRA from the coding sequence ATGACCCTGGATTACCAGACTGTCCTGTTTGACCTGGACGGCACCCTGACCGACCCACGGGAAGGCATCACCCGTTCAATCCAGTACGCCTTGGGCAAGTTGGGTATCGATGAGCCAGACCTGAGCAAGCTGGAACACTTTATCGGCCCGCCGCTGCTGCAGGCCTTTATGCAGTTCTACGACTTCGACGAGGCCCGCGCCTGGGAGGCGGTGGATTTCTATCGCGAGCGCTTCAAGGTCACCGGGCTCTATGAAAACCGCGTGTTTGACGGGGTCATGCCACTCCTCGAAGAATTGAATGGCCAGGGTCGCCAGTTGTATGTGGCCACCTCCAAGCCGTGGGAATTTGCCCGGGAGATCGCCAGGCATTTCGATTTCGCCAAGCACTTCAAGGTGATCTACGGCAGTGAGCTCGACGGTACCCGTACCAACAAGGTCGAATTGATCGCCCACTTGATGCATGAAGAAGGCCTGGATCCGGCCAGCACCTTGATGATCGGTGACCGCAAGCACGACCTGATCGGCGCGCACAGCAATGGGCTGGATGCGGCGGCGGTGGGGTATGGGTTTGGTAGTTTTGAAGAGTTGAGTGCCGAAGAACCGCTCTGGCATTTTGAAACGTTGGACGAGATGCATCAGGCGTTTTTGCGGCGGGCGTGA
- a CDS encoding gamma carbonic anhydrase family protein, whose translation MTLRTYQNHTPTLGAGAFVDASAVVIGDVEIGSDSSVWPLTVIRGDMHRIRIGARTSVQDGCVLHITHAGPFNPDGFPLLIGDDVTIAHKVMLHGCSVGSRILIGMGSIVMDGAVVEDDVIIGAGSLVPPGKKLESGFLYVGSPVKQIRALTDKERAFFTYSAANYVKLKDLHLAEGFDQ comes from the coding sequence GTGACCCTTCGCACCTATCAGAATCACACGCCAACCCTCGGCGCCGGGGCTTTCGTCGACGCTTCGGCGGTGGTGATCGGCGATGTTGAAATCGGCTCAGACAGCTCGGTCTGGCCGCTGACGGTGATTCGCGGCGACATGCACCGCATCCGCATCGGTGCCCGCACCAGCGTGCAAGACGGCTGCGTGCTGCACATTACCCACGCCGGCCCCTTCAACCCGGACGGCTTCCCGCTGCTGATCGGCGACGACGTGACCATCGCCCACAAAGTCATGCTGCATGGCTGCAGCGTCGGCAGTCGCATCCTGATCGGCATGGGTAGCATTGTGATGGACGGCGCGGTGGTTGAAGACGATGTGATCATCGGTGCCGGCAGCCTGGTGCCGCCGGGCAAAAAACTTGAAAGCGGTTTTTTGTATGTGGGCAGCCCGGTTAAACAAATCCGCGCGCTGACTGACAAGGAACGCGCCTTTTTTACCTACAGCGCCGCGAACTACGTGAAGCTCAAGGACCTGCACCTGGCAGAAGGATTCGACCAATGA
- the prlC gene encoding oligopeptidase A: MSANNPLLQSYDLPPFSAIRAEHVQPAIEQILADNRVAIEGILQSQGKNPTWAGLVLAMDELNDRLGAAWSPVSHLNAVCNSAELREAYEACLPALSAYSTEMGQNRELFQAFEALANSPEAAGFDVAQKTILEHSLRDFRLSGIDLPPEQQKRYAEVQSKLSELGSKFSNQLLDATQAWTKHVTDEATLAGLTDSAKAQMAAAAQAKGLDGWLITLEFPSYYAVMTYAHDRALREEVYAAYCTRASDQGPNAGQNDNGPVMEQILDLRQELAQLLGFASFSELSLATKMAESSDQVLSFLRDLAKRSKPFATQDLQQLKAYAAEQGCADLQSWDSGFYGEKLREQRYSVSQEALRAYFPIDKVLGGLFAIVQRLYGIEIAEQKGFDTWHPDVRLFEIKENGQHVGRFFFDLYARANKRGGAWMDGARDRRRTAAGTLQSPVANLVCNFTPADSGKPALLTHDEVTTLFHEFGHGLHHLLTRVEHAGVSGINGVAWDAVELPSQFMENWCWEPEGLALISGHYESGEALPQDLLQKMLAAKNFQSGLMMVRQLEFSLFDFELHATHGDGRSVAQVLEGIRDEVSVMRPPAYNRFPNSFAHIFAGGYAAGYYSYKWAEVLSADAFSKFEEDGVLNAETGRAFREAILARGGSQAPMVLFVDFRGRAPSIDALLRHSGLSEDAAA, translated from the coding sequence GTGAGCGCGAACAACCCTCTTTTGCAGTCCTACGACCTGCCGCCGTTCTCGGCGATCCGTGCCGAGCACGTCCAACCGGCCATCGAACAGATCCTGGCCGACAACCGCGTCGCCATCGAAGGCATCCTGCAAAGCCAGGGGAAAAATCCGACCTGGGCCGGCCTGGTCCTGGCCATGGACGAACTCAACGACCGCCTGGGCGCGGCGTGGAGCCCGGTCAGCCACCTGAATGCCGTGTGCAACAGCGCCGAGTTGCGCGAAGCCTACGAGGCCTGCCTGCCGGCACTGAGCGCCTATTCCACCGAGATGGGTCAGAACCGTGAGCTGTTCCAGGCCTTCGAAGCCCTGGCCAACAGCCCCGAAGCCGCCGGTTTCGATGTGGCGCAAAAAACCATCCTGGAGCACTCCCTGCGCGACTTCCGTCTGTCGGGTATCGACCTGCCGCCTGAGCAGCAGAAGCGCTATGCCGAAGTGCAAAGCAAATTGTCCGAACTGGGCAGCAAGTTCTCCAACCAGTTGCTCGACGCTACCCAGGCCTGGACCAAGCACGTCACCGACGAAGCCACCCTCGCCGGCCTGACCGATTCGGCCAAGGCGCAAATGGCTGCTGCGGCCCAGGCCAAAGGCCTCGATGGCTGGCTGATCACCCTGGAATTCCCCAGCTACTACGCGGTGATGACCTACGCCCACGACCGCGCGCTACGCGAAGAAGTCTACGCGGCCTACTGCACCCGCGCGTCGGACCAGGGCCCGAATGCCGGTCAGAACGATAACGGTCCGGTAATGGAACAGATCCTCGACCTGCGTCAGGAACTGGCCCAACTGCTCGGCTTCGCCTCCTTCTCCGAACTGAGCCTGGCCACCAAAATGGCCGAATCCAGCGACCAGGTACTCAGTTTCCTACGTGACCTGGCCAAGCGCAGCAAACCGTTCGCCACCCAGGACCTACAGCAGCTCAAGGCCTACGCCGCCGAGCAAGGTTGCGCGGACCTGCAAAGCTGGGACAGCGGTTTCTACGGCGAAAAGCTGCGTGAACAACGCTACAGCGTGTCCCAGGAAGCCCTGCGCGCCTACTTCCCGATCGACAAAGTGCTGGGTGGGCTGTTTGCCATTGTCCAGCGCCTGTACGGCATTGAGATCGCCGAGCAGAAAGGCTTCGACACCTGGCACCCGGATGTTCGCCTGTTCGAAATCAAGGAAAACGGCCAGCACGTCGGCCGCTTCTTCTTCGACCTGTATGCCCGCGCCAACAAGCGTGGCGGTGCGTGGATGGACGGCGCTCGTGATCGCCGGCGTACCGCCGCAGGTACCCTGCAAAGCCCGGTGGCCAACCTGGTGTGCAACTTCACCCCGGCCGACAGCGGCAAGCCTGCCCTGCTGACCCACGATGAAGTCACCACCCTGTTCCACGAATTCGGCCATGGCCTGCACCACCTGCTGACCCGCGTCGAACACGCGGGCGTGTCCGGCATCAATGGCGTGGCTTGGGATGCGGTGGAGTTGCCGAGCCAGTTCATGGAGAACTGGTGCTGGGAGCCGGAAGGCCTGGCGCTGATTTCCGGTCACTACGAAAGTGGCGAAGCACTGCCCCAGGATCTGCTGCAAAAAATGCTCGCGGCGAAGAACTTCCAGTCCGGCCTGATGATGGTGCGCCAGCTGGAATTCTCGCTGTTTGACTTTGAACTGCATGCCACCCACGGCGATGGCCGCAGCGTGGCGCAGGTGCTCGAAGGCATCCGTGACGAAGTGTCCGTGATGCGTCCACCGGCCTACAACCGCTTCCCCAACAGCTTCGCGCACATCTTCGCCGGCGGTTACGCGGCGGGTTACTACAGCTACAAGTGGGCCGAAGTGTTGTCGGCGGATGCCTTCTCCAAGTTTGAAGAAGACGGCGTGCTCAATGCAGAGACCGGCCGTGCCTTCCGCGAGGCGATCCTGGCTCGAGGTGGTTCTCAGGCGCCGATGGTGTTGTTCGTCGACTTCCGCGGACGCGCACCGTCGATTGACGCACTCTTGCGCCACAGCGGCCTGAGTGAGGACGCGGCAGCATGA
- a CDS encoding YheV family putative zinc ribbon protein: MSDGPVITKKQFIAGAVCPACSEPDKLKMWTEDNVPHRECVACGYTDTLNDQGLSVPKELGTRVNTSALKAPADPKVQAVQFFPNPKLKKD, encoded by the coding sequence ATGAGTGACGGGCCTGTGATCACCAAAAAGCAATTTATCGCCGGCGCCGTGTGCCCGGCGTGCAGCGAGCCGGACAAGTTGAAGATGTGGACCGAGGACAACGTGCCCCATCGCGAATGCGTGGCCTGCGGCTATACCGACACGCTCAACGACCAAGGTTTGTCGGTGCCCAAGGAATTGGGCACGCGGGTCAACACCTCGGCGTTGAAAGCACCCGCGGATCCCAAGGTGCAGGCGGTGCAGTTCTTCCCTAATCCGAAGCTGAAAAAAGACTAA
- a CDS encoding gluconate 2-dehydrogenase subunit 3 family protein, producing MSDQDRDNPRRDFLRKSLTLIPVVTVASTGLGGSMLMATPEPAQASPAKAPASEKAYEPSYFTAEEWAFINAAVARLIPADAQGPGALEAGAPEYIDRQMNTPYASGALWFMQGPFNADAPPEMGWQSKLVPKEIYRLGIAATDSWSKAFNGKAFAGQDSATQDDLLRRLEAGGAETGEHFAAVPPKIFFNLLLQNTKEGFFCDPIHGGNKGMVGWTMIGFPGARADFMDWVERNEQYPFPAVSIRGERA from the coding sequence ATGTCTGATCAAGATCGAGACAACCCCCGGCGTGACTTTTTGCGCAAATCCTTGACCTTGATCCCGGTGGTCACGGTTGCCAGTACCGGCCTTGGCGGCTCGATGCTGATGGCCACGCCCGAACCTGCCCAGGCCAGCCCGGCCAAGGCACCCGCTAGCGAAAAGGCCTACGAGCCCAGCTACTTCACCGCCGAGGAATGGGCGTTTATCAACGCCGCCGTCGCGCGCTTGATTCCTGCCGATGCCCAAGGCCCAGGCGCCCTGGAAGCCGGCGCGCCGGAATACATCGACCGCCAGATGAACACCCCCTACGCCAGCGGTGCCCTGTGGTTTATGCAAGGCCCGTTCAATGCCGACGCGCCGCCCGAGATGGGCTGGCAGAGCAAGCTGGTGCCCAAGGAGATCTATCGCCTGGGTATTGCTGCCACGGATTCCTGGTCGAAAGCCTTCAACGGTAAAGCATTTGCTGGGCAAGACAGCGCTACCCAGGATGATTTGCTGCGTCGCCTGGAGGCGGGCGGTGCCGAAACCGGCGAGCATTTCGCGGCGGTCCCACCGAAGATTTTCTTCAACTTGCTGCTGCAAAACACCAAGGAGGGGTTCTTCTGCGACCCGATCCACGGCGGCAACAAAGGCATGGTCGGCTGGACCATGATCGGCTTCCCCGGCGCCCGCGCCGATTTTATGGATTGGGTTGAACGCAACGAGCAATACCCCTTCCCGGCTGTTTCCATCCGTGGCGAGAGGGCATAA
- a CDS encoding GMC family oxidoreductase: MATIMKKVDAVIVGFGWTGAIMAKELTEAGLHVVALERGPMQDTYPDGNYPQVIDELTYSVRKKLFQDISKETVTIRHSVNDIALPNRQLGAFLPGNGVGGAGLHWSGVHFRVDPIELRMRSHYEERYGKNFIPKDMTIQDFGVSYEELEPFFDYAEKVFGTSGQAWTVKGQLVGEGKGGNPYAPDRSSHFPLESQKNTYSAQLFQKAAADVGYKPYNLPSANTSGPYTNPYGAQMGPCNFCGFCSGYVCYMYSKASPNVNILPALRQVPNFELRPNSHVLKVNLDSTKRKATGVTYIDAQGREIEQPADLVILGAFQFHNVRLMLLSGIGKPYDPITGEGVVGKNFAYQNMATIKAYFDKDVHTNNFIGAGGNGVAVDDFNADNFDHGPHGFVGGSPMWVNQAGSRPIAGTSNPPGTPAWGSAWKRATADYYTHQVSMDAHGAHQSYRGNYLDLDPVYRDAYGLPLLRMTFDWQENDIKMNRFMVEKMGKIAEAMNPKAIAVLGKKVGEHFNTASYQTTHLNGGAIMGTDPKTSALNRYLQCWDVHNVFVPGASAFPQGLGYNPTGLVAALTYWSARAIREQYLKNPGPLVQA; encoded by the coding sequence GTGGCGACCATCATGAAGAAAGTCGATGCAGTGATCGTCGGCTTCGGCTGGACCGGCGCGATCATGGCCAAGGAGCTGACGGAAGCGGGTTTGCACGTGGTAGCGCTGGAGCGCGGCCCGATGCAGGACACCTACCCGGACGGCAATTACCCACAAGTGATCGACGAACTGACCTACAGCGTGCGTAAAAAGCTGTTCCAGGACATTTCCAAGGAAACCGTGACCATTCGCCATAGCGTGAATGACATCGCCTTGCCCAACCGGCAGTTGGGCGCGTTTTTACCGGGCAATGGCGTAGGCGGTGCGGGCCTGCACTGGTCGGGTGTGCATTTTCGGGTGGACCCTATCGAACTGCGCATGCGCAGCCACTATGAAGAGCGCTACGGCAAAAACTTCATTCCCAAGGACATGACCATCCAGGACTTCGGCGTCAGCTACGAAGAGCTGGAACCGTTCTTTGACTACGCCGAAAAAGTCTTCGGCACCTCCGGCCAGGCCTGGACCGTAAAAGGCCAGTTGGTGGGTGAAGGCAAGGGCGGTAACCCTTATGCGCCGGATCGCTCCAGCCATTTCCCACTGGAGTCGCAGAAAAATACCTACTCGGCGCAACTGTTCCAGAAAGCTGCCGCCGATGTGGGCTACAAACCCTACAACCTGCCGTCGGCCAATACCTCGGGGCCTTACACCAACCCCTATGGCGCGCAGATGGGGCCGTGCAACTTCTGTGGTTTTTGCAGCGGGTATGTCTGCTACATGTACTCCAAGGCATCGCCCAACGTGAATATCCTGCCGGCCCTGCGCCAGGTGCCGAATTTTGAGCTGCGGCCAAATTCCCACGTGCTCAAGGTCAATCTCGACAGCACCAAGCGCAAGGCCACCGGCGTGACCTACATCGACGCCCAGGGCCGCGAGATCGAGCAACCGGCGGACCTGGTGATTCTCGGCGCCTTCCAGTTCCACAACGTGCGCCTGATGCTGCTCTCGGGCATCGGCAAGCCCTACGACCCGATCACGGGCGAAGGGGTGGTGGGCAAGAACTTCGCCTACCAGAACATGGCCACCATCAAGGCCTACTTCGATAAAGACGTGCACACCAACAACTTCATCGGCGCCGGCGGCAACGGCGTGGCGGTGGACGATTTCAACGCCGACAACTTCGACCATGGGCCCCATGGCTTTGTCGGAGGCTCGCCGATGTGGGTCAACCAGGCGGGCAGCCGGCCGATTGCCGGTACCTCCAACCCACCGGGCACGCCGGCCTGGGGCAGCGCGTGGAAGCGCGCCACGGCCGATTACTACACCCACCAAGTGTCGATGGACGCCCACGGCGCCCATCAATCCTACCGAGGCAACTACCTCGATCTGGACCCGGTTTACCGGGATGCCTACGGCCTGCCGCTGCTGCGCATGACCTTCGATTGGCAGGAAAACGACATCAAGATGAACCGCTTCATGGTCGAGAAAATGGGCAAGATCGCCGAGGCGATGAACCCCAAGGCGATTGCCGTGCTCGGCAAAAAGGTCGGCGAGCACTTCAATACAGCGTCCTACCAGACCACCCACCTCAACGGTGGCGCGATCATGGGTACCGACCCGAAGACCAGCGCGTTGAACCGCTACCTGCAGTGTTGGGATGTACACAACGTGTTTGTCCCTGGCGCATCTGCTTTTCCACAAGGCCTGGGCTACAACCCTACGGGCCTGGTGGCGGCGTTGACCTATTGGTCGGCCCGGGCGATTCGCGAGCAGTACCTGAAAAACCCCGGCCCGCTGGTTCAGGCATAA
- a CDS encoding cytochrome c codes for MKAFVIATLALFGSCSVSAAETDLIKQGEYLARAGDCVACHTAKGGKPFAGGLPMETPIGVIYSTNITPDKTGLRDYSFEDFDKAVRHGVAKSGSTLYPAMPYPSYARVSETDMQALYAYFMKGVEPVAQPNRDSDIPWPLSMRWPLAAWRWMFAPEVAGYQAEAGADPVISRGAYLVEGLGHCGACHTPRALTMQEKALSASDGAAFLSGSAPLEGWIAKSLRGDHKDGLGSWSEEQLVQFLKTGRSDRSAVFGGMSDVVVHSMQYMSEDDLTAIARYLKSLPAVDPKDQPHQYDKQVAEALWKGDDSKRGAAVYIDNCAACHRTDGHGYTRVFPALAGNPVLQTADATSLINIVLNGGTLPATHAAPSTFTMPAFAWRLSDQEVADVVSFIRGSWGNQGAPVKAGEVADLRKSDQHSTSGDDLGQVTSSH; via the coding sequence ATGAAAGCATTTGTTATCGCGACCCTGGCCCTGTTCGGCAGTTGCTCGGTGAGCGCGGCTGAAACTGACCTGATCAAACAAGGCGAATACCTGGCCCGTGCCGGCGACTGCGTGGCCTGCCATACCGCCAAGGGCGGCAAGCCGTTTGCGGGTGGGCTACCGATGGAAACCCCGATCGGCGTGATCTACTCCACCAACATCACCCCGGACAAAACCGGCCTGAGGGATTACAGCTTTGAGGACTTCGACAAGGCCGTGCGCCATGGCGTCGCCAAAAGCGGTAGTACCCTTTACCCGGCGATGCCCTACCCGTCTTATGCACGTGTCAGTGAAACCGACATGCAAGCGCTGTATGCGTACTTTATGAAAGGCGTGGAACCGGTCGCTCAACCGAACCGGGACAGTGATATCCCCTGGCCCTTGAGCATGCGTTGGCCCCTGGCGGCGTGGCGCTGGATGTTCGCGCCCGAGGTGGCGGGCTATCAGGCCGAGGCGGGTGCCGACCCGGTGATCAGCCGTGGCGCCTACCTGGTGGAGGGCCTGGGACACTGTGGCGCCTGCCACACCCCACGGGCCCTGACCATGCAGGAAAAGGCTCTGAGCGCGTCTGATGGTGCGGCGTTCCTATCCGGCAGTGCGCCGCTGGAAGGCTGGATCGCCAAAAGCCTGCGCGGCGACCACAAGGACGGTCTGGGCAGTTGGAGCGAGGAGCAACTGGTGCAGTTTCTCAAGACCGGTCGCAGTGATCGCAGCGCGGTGTTTGGCGGTATGAGCGATGTGGTAGTCCACAGCATGCAATACATGTCTGAAGACGACCTGACAGCTATCGCCCGTTACCTCAAGAGCCTGCCGGCAGTCGACCCCAAGGATCAGCCGCACCAATACGACAAGCAGGTGGCCGAGGCGCTGTGGAAGGGCGATGACAGCAAACGGGGAGCTGCGGTGTACATCGACAACTGCGCGGCCTGCCATCGTACCGACGGCCATGGCTACACCCGGGTGTTCCCGGCGCTGGCGGGCAACCCGGTGTTGCAGACGGCAGACGCCACGTCGCTGATAAACATTGTGTTGAATGGCGGCACCCTGCCGGCCACTCACGCCGCGCCTTCGACCTTCACCATGCCGGCGTTTGCCTGGCGCTTGTCGGATCAGGAAGTGGCGGATGTGGTCAGCTTTATCCGTGGCAGCTGGGGTAACCAGGGCGCGCCGGTGAAGGCCGGCGAAGTCGCCGACCTGCGCAAGAGCGATCAACACAGCACCTCGGGCGATGATCTGGGGCAAGTGACGTCGAGTCACTGA
- a CDS encoding PA0069 family radical SAM protein — MSTPLPPRGLGTATNLHNRFAPTVSVAEDDGWYQEVPPTQGTEVRIETAKTIITRNTSPDLPFDRSINPYRGCEHGCIYCYARPSHAYWDMSPGLDFETKLIAKSNAAEVLEQQLSKPGYVCAPINLGSNTDPYQPIEREYKITRQTLQVLLRYRHPVTIVTKGSLILRDLDLLTELARQRLVAVMISLTSLDDELKRILEPRAAAPKARLRAIRVMRQAGIPVGVLCSPMIPMINDSELESLLAEAHAAGAQSAAYMMLRLPLEVAPLFEEWLAAHYPQRAAHVMSLVRQVRGGEVYDSRFGVRMRGEGPFADLLAQRFAKAIKRLGLDRREGFNLDCSAFCPPGRQLALL, encoded by the coding sequence ATGTCCACTCCTCTGCCGCCACGTGGGCTAGGCACCGCCACTAACCTGCACAATCGCTTCGCGCCCACGGTCAGTGTGGCCGAGGACGATGGCTGGTATCAGGAAGTACCGCCGACCCAGGGCACCGAAGTGCGCATCGAGACGGCGAAGACCATCATCACCCGCAACACCTCGCCGGACCTGCCATTCGATCGCTCCATCAACCCTTACCGGGGCTGTGAGCACGGTTGTATTTATTGTTATGCGCGGCCCAGCCATGCCTATTGGGACATGTCCCCGGGCCTGGACTTCGAAACCAAGCTGATCGCCAAGAGCAACGCCGCCGAGGTGCTGGAGCAACAATTGTCCAAGCCCGGCTATGTGTGCGCGCCGATTAACCTGGGTTCCAACACGGATCCTTACCAGCCCATCGAGCGCGAGTACAAGATCACCCGGCAAACCCTGCAAGTGCTGCTGCGCTATCGTCACCCGGTGACTATCGTGACCAAGGGGTCGTTGATCCTGCGCGACCTGGACCTGCTCACGGAGCTGGCCCGCCAGAGGTTGGTGGCGGTGATGATCAGCCTTACCAGCCTGGACGATGAACTCAAGCGCATCCTGGAGCCCCGCGCGGCGGCGCCCAAGGCGCGGCTGCGGGCGATCCGAGTGATGCGCCAGGCGGGCATCCCGGTGGGCGTGCTGTGTTCGCCGATGATTCCGATGATCAACGACAGCGAACTGGAAAGCCTGCTCGCCGAGGCCCATGCCGCCGGGGCGCAAAGTGCGGCCTATATGATGCTGCGCCTGCCCCTTGAGGTGGCGCCGCTGTTCGAGGAATGGTTGGCGGCCCATTATCCGCAGCGGGCGGCCCATGTGATGAGCCTGGTACGCCAGGTGCGCGGTGGCGAAGTCTATGACAGCCGCTTCGGTGTACGCATGCGCGGTGAGGGGCCGTTTGCCGATCTGCTGGCGCAACGATTTGCCAAGGCGATCAAGCGTTTGGGGCTGGACCGACGGGAAGGGTTCAACCTCGATTGCAGTGCATTCTGTCCGCCCGGCAGGCAGCTGGCTTTGTTGTAG
- a CDS encoding carbonic anhydrase: protein MSDKDKQPLAASASATHEAESADAALQHIVDGFLHFHNEIFPQQEELFKKLATAQSPRAMFITCADSRIVPELITHSSPGDLFVTRNVGNVVPPYGQMNGGVSTAIEYAVLALGVQHIIVCGHSDCGAMRAVLNPQSLEKMPTVKAWLRHAEVAKTMVQDNCDCANEGESMQVLTEENVIAQLQHLRTHPSVASRMANGHLFIHGWIYNIETSEIKAYDADQATFLPLNGCGPIPSATPKARF from the coding sequence ATGAGTGACAAGGATAAACAGCCGTTGGCTGCGTCGGCTTCAGCCACCCACGAGGCGGAGTCCGCCGATGCAGCGCTGCAACACATAGTTGATGGCTTTTTGCATTTCCATAACGAGATCTTTCCCCAGCAGGAAGAGCTCTTCAAGAAACTCGCCACGGCCCAGAGCCCTCGGGCAATGTTTATCACCTGTGCCGACTCGCGCATTGTTCCGGAACTGATCACCCACAGCTCCCCGGGCGATTTGTTCGTCACCCGTAACGTAGGTAACGTCGTGCCGCCCTATGGGCAGATGAACGGCGGTGTATCCACGGCCATCGAGTACGCGGTGCTGGCCCTGGGCGTGCAGCACATCATCGTCTGCGGCCATTCCGATTGTGGCGCGATGCGGGCGGTGCTCAACCCCCAGAGCCTGGAAAAGATGCCCACGGTCAAAGCCTGGCTGCGCCATGCCGAGGTCGCCAAGACCATGGTCCAGGACAACTGTGATTGCGCCAATGAAGGCGAAAGCATGCAGGTGCTGACTGAAGAAAACGTCATCGCCCAGTTGCAACACTTGCGCACCCACCCTTCTGTGGCTTCGCGCATGGCCAATGGTCATTTGTTTATCCATGGCTGGATCTACAACATCGAGACCAGCGAGATCAAAGCCTACGATGCGGACCAGGCCACGTTCCTGCCGCTGAACGGTTGCGGACCGATCCCTTCGGCGACGCCCAAAGCGCGCTTCTAA
- a CDS encoding SulP family inorganic anion transporter: protein MRAAQLKTVLPRELLASVVVFLVALPLCMGIAIASGMPPAKGLITGIIGGLVVGWLAGSPLQVSGPAAGLAVLVFELVRQHGMLMLGPILLLAGFLQLVAGRLRLGCWFRVTAPAVVYGMLAGIGVLIVLSQVHVMLDGAPKPSGLDNLAGFPAAVAQAIPGLGWQAGLLGLSTILVMWMWDKFRPQKLRFVPGALLGVGLATAASLMLALQVKRVEVPANLADAIDWLRPSDLLNLADPNLLIAAFAVAFIASAETLLSAAAVDRMHNGQRSDFDKELSAQGVGNMLCGLVGALPMTGVIVRSSANVQAGATTRLSAMFHGLWLLAFVLLLSSVLQSIPVASLAGVLVYTGIKLVDLKAFRGLARYGRMPMFTYAATALAIIFTDLLTGVLVGFGLTLVKLAWKASRLKVSLIDLPQDGEMELRLIGAATFLKVPALTQVLATVPAGTTVHVPLNNLSYVDHSCLELLEEWGRANAAKGSKLVIEARGLKRRLEGRIRTTTRIGSAPSVV from the coding sequence ATGCGTGCAGCTCAATTAAAAACAGTGCTGCCACGGGAGCTGTTGGCTTCGGTGGTGGTGTTTCTGGTGGCCTTGCCCCTGTGCATGGGGATCGCCATTGCCTCGGGCATGCCGCCGGCCAAGGGCCTGATCACCGGGATCATCGGTGGTCTGGTGGTGGGTTGGCTGGCCGGCTCGCCCCTGCAAGTCAGCGGCCCGGCGGCCGGACTGGCGGTGTTGGTGTTCGAACTGGTGCGCCAGCACGGGATGCTGATGCTTGGGCCGATCCTGCTGTTGGCGGGCTTTCTGCAACTGGTAGCAGGGCGCTTGCGCCTGGGCTGCTGGTTTCGGGTGACGGCACCGGCGGTGGTCTACGGCATGCTGGCGGGGATCGGGGTGCTGATTGTCCTGTCGCAGGTGCATGTGATGCTCGATGGAGCGCCCAAGCCGTCTGGGCTGGATAACCTTGCCGGCTTCCCCGCGGCAGTGGCCCAGGCCATTCCCGGTCTCGGCTGGCAAGCCGGTCTGCTGGGGTTGTCGACGATTCTGGTGATGTGGATGTGGGATAAATTTCGTCCGCAAAAACTGCGCTTTGTACCGGGTGCGTTGCTGGGTGTGGGCTTGGCGACGGCAGCCAGCCTGATGCTGGCCTTGCAGGTCAAGCGCGTGGAAGTGCCGGCAAACCTCGCCGATGCCATCGACTGGCTCCGCCCCAGCGACCTGCTGAACCTGGCCGATCCCAACCTGTTGATCGCCGCCTTCGCCGTAGCTTTTATCGCCAGCGCCGAAACGTTGCTCTCGGCGGCGGCTGTGGATCGCATGCACAACGGCCAGCGCTCGGACTTCGATAAGGAATTGTCCGCCCAGGGTGTAGGCAACATGTTGTGTGGTCTGGTGGGCGCATTGCCCATGACCGGTGTGATCGTGCGCAGTTCGGCCAACGTCCAGGCGGGTGCGACCACGCGCTTGTCGGCGATGTTCCATGGTCTCTGGCTGCTGGCCTTCGTGCTGCTGCTGTCGAGCGTGCTGCAAAGCATTCCGGTGGCGAGCCTGGCGGGTGTGCTGGTGTATACCGGGATCAAGTTGGTGGACCTCAAGGCTTTCCGTGGCCTGGCGCGCTATGGCCGGATGCCGATGTTCACCTACGCCGCCACGGCCCTGGCGATCATCTTTACCGACTTGCTGACCGGTGTACTGGTGGGCTTCGGCCTGACCCTGGTGAAACTGGCGTGGAAGGCTTCACGCTTGAAAGTCAGCCTGATCGACCTGCCCCAGGACGGTGAAATGGAGTTGCGGTTGATAGGCGCGGCGACCTTCCTCAAGGTGCCCGCATTGACCCAGGTACTGGCGACAGTGCCGGCGGGAACCACCGTGCATGTGCCGCTCAACAATTTGAGCTACGTGGACCATTCGTGTCTGGAGCTACTGGAGGAATGGGGTCGGGCCAATGCGGCCAAGGGCTCGAAGTTGGTGATCGAGGCGCGCGGGTTGAAGCGTCGGTTGGAAGGGCGGATACGCACCACGACCCGGATCGGCTCTGCCCCGTCAGTGGTCTGA